Proteins from a genomic interval of Pseudomonas silesiensis:
- a CDS encoding uroporphyrinogen-III C-methyltransferase, with protein sequence MSETALPKDDVQPVLDAPVETPPPAQVQHRGNGLAMVALLLGAAGVAVGGWGVWQVRHLQANNQQQLNQVQALNDQAQSLKLNEQRLTARLEQLPAADELEARSRLVAQLQGDQQRLNQRLETVLGASRKDWRLAEAEHLLRLASLRLSALQDISSAQALVQGADEILREQNDPGSFAAREQVAKTLVALRSTEQPDRTGLFLRLGALRDQVINLTELAPEYKDRGESLLGLTADGDGASRWAQWWDQISRYIRIDFNADKNVRPLLAGQSLSQVRLALSLALEQAQWAALNGQPAVYTQAMAEARDVLKGNFNPDNPQSKVMLEQVAELSQQPVSVVTPDLTGTLSAVQGYLERRNVNAEDSVKPMAKPAARTEPEATP encoded by the coding sequence GTGAGCGAAACAGCCTTGCCTAAAGATGATGTCCAGCCAGTGCTCGATGCACCGGTTGAAACGCCTCCACCTGCTCAAGTGCAGCACCGAGGCAATGGCCTGGCAATGGTCGCGCTGCTGTTGGGCGCCGCCGGTGTTGCCGTGGGGGGGTGGGGAGTCTGGCAGGTGCGTCACCTGCAAGCCAACAACCAGCAGCAACTGAATCAGGTGCAGGCGTTGAACGATCAGGCGCAGAGCCTGAAACTCAATGAGCAGCGCCTGACCGCGCGCCTCGAACAATTGCCCGCCGCCGACGAGCTTGAAGCACGCAGTCGGCTGGTGGCCCAGCTCCAGGGCGATCAGCAACGCCTGAACCAGCGACTGGAAACTGTCCTCGGCGCCAGCCGCAAGGATTGGCGTCTGGCCGAAGCCGAGCATTTGTTGCGCCTGGCCAGCCTGCGTCTATCCGCGTTGCAGGACATCAGCAGTGCCCAGGCGCTGGTGCAGGGTGCCGATGAAATTTTGCGCGAACAGAACGATCCGGGTTCCTTTGCCGCACGCGAACAGGTCGCCAAAACCCTGGTGGCGTTGCGCAGCACTGAACAACCGGATCGCACCGGGCTGTTCCTGCGCCTGGGGGCGCTGCGCGATCAGGTGATCAACCTCACCGAACTGGCGCCCGAGTACAAAGACCGTGGCGAATCCTTGCTGGGGTTGACCGCCGATGGCGACGGCGCCAGTCGCTGGGCGCAATGGTGGGATCAGATCTCGCGCTACATCCGCATCGATTTCAATGCCGACAAGAATGTTCGGCCGTTGCTGGCGGGGCAGAGCCTGAGTCAGGTGCGCCTGGCGCTGAGCCTGGCCCTGGAGCAGGCGCAGTGGGCCGCACTCAATGGCCAGCCCGCCGTTTACACCCAGGCGATGGCCGAGGCGCGGGATGTGCTCAAGGGCAACTTCAACCCGGACAACCCTCAGAGCAAAGTGATGCTTGAGCAGGTGGCGGAGCTGAGCCAGCAGCCGGTGAGCGTGGTCACACCGGATCTGACCGGAACGCTGAGCGCGGTCCAGGGCTATCTGGAGCGGCGTAATGTCAACGCCGAGGATTCGGTCAAGCCGATGGCCAAACCTGCCGCGCGCACCGAGCCGGAGGCCACGCCATGA
- a CDS encoding uroporphyrinogen-III synthase → MTGWRLLLTRPSDESAALSDALAQVGIFSSSLPLLEIESIPVSDTMREVIQNLERYCAVIVVSKPAARTAVDLLGQYWPQPPCLQWFSVGAATAQIFEAHGVGVSFPVEGDDSEALLELPRLREAIAGADPRVLIMRGEGGRELLAERLRELGASVEYLELYRRKLPHYPPAALPGRIRAERLNALVVSSGQGFEHLRQLAGEAWPQLARLPLFVPSPRVAELARAAGAEKVVDCRGASAAALLTALREHPEPVL, encoded by the coding sequence GTGACTGGCTGGCGCCTGTTACTGACGCGTCCCTCGGATGAGTCAGCGGCGCTAAGCGATGCTTTGGCGCAAGTGGGGATTTTCAGCAGCAGCTTGCCGCTTTTGGAGATCGAGTCCATTCCTGTCTCTGACACAATGCGTGAGGTGATCCAGAACCTGGAGCGCTATTGCGCGGTGATCGTGGTCAGCAAGCCGGCTGCCAGAACAGCGGTGGACCTGCTTGGCCAGTATTGGCCGCAACCCCCTTGCCTGCAGTGGTTCAGCGTAGGCGCGGCGACGGCGCAGATCTTCGAGGCGCACGGCGTGGGCGTCAGCTTCCCGGTCGAGGGCGATGACAGCGAAGCCTTGCTTGAGCTTCCCCGGCTGCGCGAGGCTATCGCAGGGGCCGATCCACGGGTATTGATCATGCGTGGGGAGGGCGGACGCGAGCTGCTGGCTGAGCGTTTGCGCGAGCTAGGTGCTAGTGTCGAGTACCTGGAGTTGTACCGCCGAAAACTGCCGCACTATCCGCCAGCGGCGCTGCCCGGGCGGATAAGGGCGGAACGCTTGAACGCGCTGGTGGTCAGCAGTGGACAGGGTTTTGAGCACCTGCGGCAGTTGGCCGGCGAGGCCTGGCCGCAATTGGCGCGGTTGCCGTTGTTTGTTCCAAGCCCCAGGGTTGCCGAACTGGCACGTGCCGCCGGGGCCGAAAAAGTTGTGGATTGTCGTGGCGCCAGCGCCGCGGCTTTGCTAACGGCGTTGCGGGAGCATCCCGAACCCGTTCTCTAA
- the hemC gene encoding hydroxymethylbilane synthase, which translates to MSSREIRIATRKSALALWQAEYVKARLEEAHPGLLVTLVPMVSRGDKLLDSPLSKIGGKGLFVKELETALLENEADIAVHSMKDVPMDFPEGLGLYCICEREDPRDAFVSNAYASLDELPQGSIVGTSSLRRQAQLLTRRPDLQIRFLRGNVNTRLAKLDAGEYDAIILAAAGLIRLGFEDRITSAISVDDSLPAGGQGAVGIECRSADSDIHALLAPLHHQDTATRVTAERALNKHLNGGCQVPIACYAILEGEQLWLRGLVGDPSGGLLLSAQARAPRGDAEALGVQVAEDLLNQGANDILKAVYGEAGHE; encoded by the coding sequence ATGTCCTCTCGCGAAATCCGCATCGCCACCCGCAAAAGTGCTCTCGCCCTGTGGCAGGCCGAATACGTCAAAGCCCGTCTGGAAGAGGCTCATCCAGGACTGCTCGTGACGTTGGTACCCATGGTCAGTCGTGGCGATAAACTGCTCGACTCGCCTTTGTCGAAAATCGGCGGCAAGGGCTTGTTCGTCAAGGAGCTGGAAACCGCGCTGCTGGAAAACGAAGCCGACATCGCCGTGCACTCCATGAAGGACGTGCCGATGGACTTCCCGGAAGGCCTTGGTCTGTACTGCATTTGTGAGCGCGAAGATCCGCGCGATGCATTCGTTTCCAATGCTTACGCAAGCCTGGATGAATTGCCCCAAGGAAGCATTGTCGGCACCTCCAGCCTGCGCCGCCAGGCCCAGTTGCTGACCCGTCGCCCGGACCTGCAAATCCGCTTCCTGCGCGGCAACGTCAACACCCGGTTGGCCAAGCTCGACGCCGGCGAATACGACGCGATCATCCTGGCCGCCGCCGGCCTGATTCGCCTCGGCTTTGAAGATCGCATCACTTCGGCCATCAGCGTCGACGACAGCCTGCCGGCCGGTGGCCAGGGCGCAGTGGGGATCGAATGCCGCAGCGCCGACAGCGACATCCACGCCTTGCTGGCGCCGCTGCACCACCAGGACACTGCCACCCGCGTCACCGCCGAACGTGCCCTCAACAAACATCTGAATGGCGGCTGCCAGGTGCCGATCGCCTGCTACGCCATACTTGAAGGCGAGCAGCTCTGGTTGCGTGGCCTGGTGGGCGATCCGAGCGGCGGCCTGCTGCTCAGTGCGCAAGCCCGTGCACCCCGCGGTGATGCCGAAGCCCTGGGCGTGCAAGTGGCTGAAGACCTGCTGAACCAGGGCGCCAACGACATCCTGAAGGCGGTCTACGGCGAGGCAGGTCACGAGTGA
- a CDS encoding LytR/AlgR family response regulator transcription factor: MNVLIVDDEPMARERLSRMVGELEGYSVLEPSATNGEEALALIDSHKPDIVLLDIRMPGLDGLQVAARLCERETPPAVVFCAGPDEFAVEALQASAVGYLVKPVRTEQLHEALKKAERPNRVQLAALTRPAAESGSGPRSHISARTRKGIELIPLGQVVYFIADHKYVTLRHEGGEVLLDEPLKALEDEFGDRFVRIHRNALVARERIERLQRTPLGHFQLFLKGLNGDALIVSRRHVAGVRKMMQQL; encoded by the coding sequence ATGAATGTCCTGATCGTTGATGACGAACCCATGGCCCGCGAGCGCCTGAGCCGAATGGTCGGCGAACTCGAGGGATACAGTGTCCTGGAGCCCAGCGCTACGAACGGCGAAGAGGCGTTGGCACTGATCGACAGCCACAAGCCGGATATCGTGTTGCTCGATATCCGCATGCCGGGCCTGGATGGCCTGCAAGTGGCTGCACGATTGTGCGAACGCGAAACCCCGCCAGCCGTAGTGTTTTGCGCAGGGCCCGATGAATTTGCCGTGGAAGCCTTACAGGCAAGCGCCGTAGGCTATCTGGTGAAACCTGTGCGTACAGAACAGTTACATGAAGCGTTAAAGAAAGCCGAGCGACCCAACCGTGTCCAGCTCGCCGCCCTGACCCGCCCGGCTGCCGAGAGTGGCAGCGGCCCTCGCAGTCATATCAGCGCCCGTACCCGCAAAGGAATCGAACTGATCCCGTTGGGTCAGGTGGTCTACTTTATTGCCGATCATAAATACGTGACCTTGCGCCATGAAGGCGGCGAGGTGCTACTGGATGAGCCACTCAAGGCCCTCGAAGATGAATTCGGCGACCGTTTCGTGCGCATCCACCGCAATGCATTGGTGGCCCGTGAGCGAATCGAACGGCTGCAACGCACGCCTCTGGGACATTTTCAGCTCTTTCTCAAAGGCTTGAACGGTGACGCGTTGATCGTCAGCCGCCGTCATGTGGCGGGCGTTCGCAAAATGATGCAACAGCTTTAA